The nucleotide window TAATTACAGTAGTCACTTTAACGTTACCGGATTCCTTAACCGAATACAAATGAATATTGACTAAGTAGTCAGTATGACTAAGTAGTCAGATTACACAAGTTCCTTTATAAACTCTTCAAACAATAACTTGGATTTCTCAAATCCTTTATATATTCCTTCTAAATGCTCTTCTGAACAGTTTGGTTTCTTTCTTATATCAAGTGTATCTATAAGTGAGTTAAACTCGTTCTGTAAATTCTGTGTTTTTTTGGTCTGATTATCTTCCAAACTGGATAAATCAAATTTCTCTACATGGTCTTCAAAAGTAAATTTTGCTATGTCTAGACCTTTATTAATCCCTTCTTTAAAATCTGAATAAGCTCGATGTTCTTTATTTCTCTCAATTAAATTACTGAACCTTCTAACGGCATATTTAACAGTTTGTTTATCCAGATTCTGACCTCCTTTACTTTTGAGATGAAACACTGTAGATAAGAAGAATTCAAACCCCCGTTATTCACCCATTGTTTTGAATAATAATAGATAACACAATTTTTATAAATATATCAATTTATATATATCTTTAGATGCAGCATTTTTTGAAGTAGACGTCTTCAAAAACGAACATGAAATTCTTCAAAATTATAAACAGAAAAGCTTGAAAATATTTGAAAGCAATTGAAAACACTTGAAAACACTTGAAAGCAATTGAAAACACTTGAAATACTTGAAGACACTTATGTAGAAGAGGCTCTAAAGTGTGGTAAATTATCACTACATTACAAACAAATTACCCTATATTTCCCGTTCGATCTCAGGAATGACAGCTATTGACGTCGCTTTAACCTGTGTTTTCCAGTGTAAAAACAATTTCTAAAAATGATTTGAACTTTAACATAGACTTTAAATAGACTTTAAACTTTTAGTCCAACAATATCAAGTTTCTTCTTCTCTTTTTCCGATTTGCTTATAATTGATAAGCTGCCATCAGTCTCAAGGACAACAGCTTCCACGTTTTCCAGGGTGGCATATCCCTGGTTCCTTACGGACTGCTCAATTTCAGATTTGACGATTCTGGAGCGTTTCATCGAGTCTACAAGATATTCTTGATTGTAGTATAAAAGAGATGGCTCGCTTTTTACTATTCTCTTGATAGTTGTTGACCTTATGGTTAGCCAGGAAACTACATGCTGCATACCTATAAGGACTATAAAACCCGTCACTCCTTCAACGAGTGAAATCTCTTTATTCAGAATAAATGATCCAAAAGTAGACCCAAGTGCAACTGTAACTATAAAATCAAAGGCATTCAGTTTAGAAAGTGTACGATTTCCGGAAACTCTTAACAAAAGCACAAGTGAAATATATCCCAGTACCCCAAGGACTAAAACCCTTCCTAGATCGCTCCAGCTATTGAATAACAAGCCCACTATTGTAATCTCCTTAAAAATGAGTAAGTTTTCGAAGGTAATTAAAATGACTTGCTCCCATGAATAATATAGATTTACTGAGATAAATAGATTTTACAAGCTTCTGCATCTGTTTTGTTACTTCAAGTGTGTAAAAGGTTAAAAAGCTCAAGAAGAAAACTAAAGAGACTAAGAAGATAAAGATAAAAACTAAAAAGAGTAAGAAAGTAGGTTAAACTAAAAAATTAAGAAGGTAAAGATAAAACCATAGAGCACAAAAAAACCAAAAGGAAGCTGAAAAAATTGACCAGATGAAGAAAAACTAGGATATTAAAGAGCTTAAAGAGACCAGGAAGAAAACGTCTGAATCACTGAATTTTTTTTAATATCTTGAAAAGTCCGGTTGTGGAGGTATCCAAAAGCTATGGTATTCCCACATACCATAGCTCTGGATATTTTTAATGCATTTGCTGGAATTTGAAATAAAGAAAATTCCAGTAATAAGCCTGAAATTTTCTTTTTTAGTTTTTCAGAGGTCGCGTGAGTTTCAACCAGATTTATACATATACCCGGCATGAGTCCCGCAGTACTCTGTAGTTTATTCCCAAAAAGATGCAACAAATTCTAGCTCTTTTAGTGCTTGTACTTTTGTAATCCGTTTTTCATGCGTTATTTTTATCTCTTTTTATTGCCGTTTTTAATGCCGTTTCTGTTTTCCTATTTTTATTATTTTTTAGTGACCACTTTATCCCGTTTTTCTTGCCATTTTAAATTATTTAGTGGTCACACTATCTCGTTTTTCTTACCATCTTTGACTATTGAGTGGCCATCTATTCTGTTTTTCTTGCCATTTTTAATTGTCACTTGTGTTCATAAGTATCTATTGTTTTTCAGGCAATGTCCTTTTGCTGGATCTGTTTACTGGTAAGTGATTTATTAATAGGTTCAATAATATATAACCAGAACCGTGTAGCTCTTGCAGAAGTTTCAGGCAAAAGAAAGGGCTATACGCAGGTTCTAAAATAAAGTGATTTTTTAATGGCGTTAAAATTTTCAACCGAGTTTATCAAGACTCATAAACCCCTTCAGGACCTTTTCAAAATTAAAATTTTAGAATATATCAAATTGTAACATAATCTTTTAATAAAAGTACTTTCTATAAATCTAGATTAACAATGAGCTCATCTTTGTGTGACACTATCTGGCTTTCTGAAAAAAGAAAAAATCTCCTTCTCTTGCTTATGGAAGGTCCCAGGGACATTGAACAAGTAAAAACTTCTCTCAACGTAACCTCAAAGGCGATGATGCCCCAGATTAAAATCCTTAAAAAACAGGGCCTAGTCCTCCAGAAAGATGGCACTTATGTGCTTTCGGAGATTGGAAAACTTATCGTAGGAAATATGCTTCCTCTTTTGAACACACTTGAGGTCCTGGAGGAAAACAGGGAATATTGGACAAGCCGGGACACAAGTGTCATACCCAATGAACAGTTTATGCGGCTTGGAGAAATGGGCGAATGCATGGTAATCGAACCTGATCTTAACCACCTGTTTGACCTTCCGAGGGAATTTACTGAAAATCTTATAAAGTCTAAATGCATCATGAGTTCGCTTTCTTATTATCATCCTCTTTATCCGTCACTTTATTCCAGGCTTGCAAAAAGCGGAGCTGAGATGAAAATCGTGCTCACGAAAGCCGTACTTAATAGGCTAAAAGATGACTGCAGGGATGAGTTGGAAATCCTACTCAATTCCGAGAACACGGTGGTAAAAGTCTGCGAGGAAAAACTGTACCTTCCGACAATTGCCGTTACTGAAAAATTCGTGTATATCTGTCTCTTCAACAAGCAGGGAAAATACGACCACAGGAAAGTAATGAGTTTCGATGCAAGTGCTCTTCGCTGGGGCAGGGAGCTTTTCATATACTATAATGAGTTGTCTCAAGAAGTAATCGATATCTGAAGCGTTTCAAGAAGTAATCGATATCTGAAGCGTTTCAAGAAGTAATCGATATCTGAAGCGTTTCAAGAAGTAATCGATATCTGAAGTTTTCCTGACCTTTACAGCCAGGACAGAAATAAGCCTCCTACCTCTCATTTATAACTGGCTGGAGTTTTGACTATGAGATTTAAAAATTTCCCCCTGAAATCAAAGCTAGTTATCTATATCGTTGTCGGGGTTTTTCTTGTCCTTGCAGTTTCTACAGCTGTGATTATAAGTACGGTCACTTCCCAGGAAGAAAAACTGGCTTACCAGAAATCAATCGAAATGGCAAGTAGTTATGCAAACCAGTTTAACACCGATATGAAAGCTAACAGCGCAGTTGCAAATACGATTGCCCTTACAATGGAAAATTATGAAGCTTCCAACAGGACTGAAGTAATCGGCATCCTTGATAATATCCTTAAAAAAAATCCAAGCCTAATTGGGGTTTATGTGGGATACGAGCCAGACGCTTTTGATGGCAGGGATGCAGAATACATTAACGCTTCAGGACACGATGCAACAGGCAGGTTTGTTCCTTATTGTAACAAGATCGAAGGTAATGTCACAGTAGAGCCGCTTCTTCGATATGATTCTTCTGATTATTACCAGCTACCCAAAGTCAAAGAAGAAACAGTCTTAACAGAGCCTTACTTTTATGAAGGCATATTCATGATTAGTCATGTTTCTCCTATTTTCAAGGACGGAAAGTTCGTAGGAATAGCGGGAGCGGATGTCCCTCTGAAATATATGGATGAAGTAGTGAGTAAGATCAAGGCTTTTGATACTGGATATGCCTTCATGGTAAGTAACACAGGCGTTCTGCTCTCTTACCCTACGCACAAGGAGTGGATAGGAAAAAAGACACTCTACGACTTTAAGTCAAAAGAAATAGCTAGAGCTGCAGGCGACATAAAAAACGGAACCGCAGGGTATATTGAGGTTAGTGACTCGACTACAGGCAAACCTGTTGTAATGTTCTACGAGCCTGTACGAACCGGCAATCTTGCTTTTGTGCTTGTAATTCCGAAAGAAGAAATGCTTGCAGGTGTTATTGATCTTCGAAACAAGCTGTTGATTATTTCTGCGATTTCAATTCTCTTTATGGCTGCTCTTGCTTATATGATTGCTCTTTCTATCACAAAACCGATAGATGAAATTGTCCAGGATTTCAAGAGTATCGCCCAGGACGCAGTTAACGGAAAGCTTGATGTCAGGGCAGACACGGAAGTGGAAAGAGACTTCAGGGAAATCCCTATGGGCCTAAATGAAATCCTTAAAGCTGTAATTGTTCCAGTAAGAGAGAGTATAAGAGTGACCAATGCTCTCGCAGAAGGAGAATTAAAAGAAAGGGTCAATGTGGATGTACAGGGAGAGTTCAGAGAACTCGGAAATACACTTGATAAATTCTCCGAAACATTGAACAGTATTATCGATGATTCAAACGCAGTCCTTACCGCATTCCAGCAGAATAACTTTAAGCGACCCATCAATATCCACGGAAAGGGGGATTTCAAGCTGCTTACGGATGGGATCGAAGAGACGCGACAGGCTCTTGATACTATTACAACCCAGCGTATAGAGACACAAAAAGCCCTTATGGACTATGCAAAAGAACTCGAGTGTTCCAACAAGCTAAAGGAAGATCTGGAAAGAGTTATCAATACAAGTCCTGTGATTGTATTTTTATGGAAGTATGAGTCCATGTGGCCTGCAGAGTTTGTTTCGGAGAATATTACCAGATTGGGTTATGAGGTTGAGGATTTTACCTCGAACAAGCTTCTTTATGGGGATATTGTGCATCCCGAAGACCTGGAAGAGATGGCTGCCGAACTTAAGATGAACGTTGAGGCCGGCTGCACGGACTATACCTCAGAATATCGGATTCTCACAAAATCCGGGGAGGCTCGCTGGGTTGATGAAAGGACGGTTATCCAGCAAACTGAGGACGGTGAGGTTCATCTTCAGGGTATTATTATGGACATAACCGAGCATAAAAAAGCCGAGGACGCTCTTCTCAAGATGGAGGAGATTCGTAAAAAAGAAATCCATCACCGCATCAAGAATAATTTGCAGGTGATTTCCATGCTTTTATATCTTGAGTCCGGGAATTTTACGGACAGGAATGTGGTCGAGGCTTTCAGGGACAGTCAGCACAGGGTTAAGTCAATGGCTCTTGTACACGAAAAACTTTACCAGTCTGAGGATATGGTAAGTGTGGACTTTGCGGATTATATTAAGAATCTTGTAGATTATCTCTTCCAGTCCTACTCTCTGGATAGCAGGAAAGTGAGCTTGAAGCTGGATGTTGAAAAGGTCTTTCTGGGAATGGACACGGCTGTTCCTCTGGGAATAATTGTCAATGAGCTGGTCTCGAATTCCCTGAAACATGCTTTTGCCGGAGAGAAAGAAGGAGAGATTTATATCGAGCTGCACAGAAGTATAGAAAACCCTACTTTGCAGGAAAAAAACCTGATCTCTGAAAATTCTGGAAACATAAAGGCCAGGCAACAGAATTATGAACGAAATGGCCTTAACGGCATAACAGAGAATAAAGAAGAAAAGTTAACCCTTATAGTTAGAGATAACGGAAAGGGATTCCCTGAGAACCTGGACTTCCGGAACACAACTTCCCTAGGCCTACAGCTAGTGACAACGCTTGTGGATCAGATTGAAGGGAATATTAGACTTGACCGAAGCAGGGGAACAGGTTTTGAAATTAGCTTTTTCAGGAGATAAATTCTAAAAGGAGATAAATTCTAAATAAATGTGTGACAATGGCGGAAGGCAGGATAATGGCAGAAGAAATAAAAAAGGCGGAAGGCAGAATTCTGGTCGTTGAGGACGAGCATATCGTTGCAATGGGAATAAAGAAAATGTTAAAAAATTTAGGGTACACGGTTACAGGTGTAGCCTCGTCTGGAAAAGATGCTATTAGCAAAGCCGAGAGCACTTTCCCTGATGTCGTGCTTATGGATATCATGTTAAAAGGTGATATGGACGGCGTAGAAGCTGCAAAGGAAATCAGGGAAAAGTTTGATGTCCCGGTTGTTTACCTGACTGCTTATTCCGATAGTAAGATTCTCGAAAGAGCTAAGAAAACTGAACCTTTCGGTTATATCGTAAAACCTTTTGATGAGAAAGATCTGCACAGCAGCATTGAGGTAGCTCTGCACAAGCACAGGAAGGAAAAAGAAAAAACGGAATAATTCAAATGAGAAAGGGAAGAATGAAATAACTCATGGGAAGCAGAATGAAGAGATTTCTGATAAAGTAATAACAGAATGCAGAATAATTCTGGTTGTCAACAGTAAAGGAGTAAGAAAATTGGAAGGCTCAGGAAAAGGCTTGGGAAAAACTTTGGCCCACCAGGCAGAAAATTGTTTTCGCGAGATTCTCAAGAAATCCTGAAATCTTTCGAACCGCCAAATTTACTTCTTTTTCTTATAGGCAAAGGAGCCCTCCTATTATTTCGGTGTTTTTTCTCATTTCTTTTACAACTTTTGCTGACAGTACAATTGAAATTTTTAATTTGATTAAAATATCCCTTACACCTGGACAAAGTTCCTCCCCTTTGCCATGGACAGGGTCAACTTAAAGTTCCTATTCTTTTGTAAACGCCATACGGCGTGGGTTATATATCTTGATTTATATAGGGTTCAGTACAAGGAAGTAATAGAGAAGCCTGCCTTTCTAACTTGGATTTGGAAGAAATTACCGAATCGAAGGCTATTAAAACTGAAAGCTATTAAAACTGAAAGCTATTGAAATTGAAAGCTATTGAAATTGAAAGCTATTGTAATTGAAAGCTATTGAAATTTAGAATTTCTTCCATAACTTAGAGGTCAAATATGTTCAAGTGCTTCTGCTCCAGCTTGTAATTCCATTGATAGATTGGAAGAACTTAGTCCTGAAAAGGACAGGGAATCTTTTTCAAACCCAGCTCTCCGAGGCTGAATAAAGGTGTAACAAGTAAATGGTAGAAGGAAGAATTCTGGTTGTTGAGGATGAACATATTGTTGCAATGGGCATAAGGGTAATGCTAAAGAATCTTGGATATACTGTTACGGATATAATTTCTTCTGGAGAAGAGGCCATTAGCAAAGCCGAAAGTACCAGACCTGACCTTGTGCTTATGGATATTATGTTAAAAGGTAAACTGAATGGTATAGAAGCATCAAAGGAAATAATTAGCCGGTTTGGTATTCCAGTTGTTTACCTAACTGCTTGCTCAAACCGTGAACTCCTTGAACAGATCTGGAATATGGGATCTGGATGTATTGTGAAACCTTTCGATGAAATGGATCTGAAAAAGGGTATTGATATTGTTCTTGTGCAATGTGGGATAGAGAAAAAGGATATGAAAAAACTGGCGAAAGCTTCAAAACAATTTAGAAAGACTCAGGCCTGATTTACATTAACCCGATATCGAAGGCTCAAAGTAAACTTCAGATACTGTGTCAATATTTCTGTAAAATTACAAACTTCAAGAGATTTGATAACTTGAAATTAAATCAATACTTGTAAGGATTAGATATAATATTCCAGTTGAAGTAAAATTCATCAACTGAAGTGAAATCACTAATTGAAGTGAAATTTACCAGTTGAAGTGAAACTCATCAATTGGAGTTAAAATTCACTAACTGAAGTAAAATTCATCAATTGAGGCTTCAGAACATAATTAGATCATTTGGGTATGAAAGAAGGACAAAAGGAAAAAGCTTCAAAGAGGAAT belongs to Methanosarcina barkeri 3 and includes:
- a CDS encoding DUF421 domain-containing protein; translated protein: MGLLFNSWSDLGRVLVLGVLGYISLVLLLRVSGNRTLSKLNAFDFIVTVALGSTFGSFILNKEISLVEGVTGFIVLIGMQHVVSWLTIRSTTIKRIVKSEPSLLYYNQEYLVDSMKRSRIVKSEIEQSVRNQGYATLENVEAVVLETDGSLSIISKSEKEKKKLDIVGLKV
- a CDS encoding winged helix-turn-helix domain-containing protein translates to MSSSLCDTIWLSEKRKNLLLLLMEGPRDIEQVKTSLNVTSKAMMPQIKILKKQGLVLQKDGTYVLSEIGKLIVGNMLPLLNTLEVLEENREYWTSRDTSVIPNEQFMRLGEMGECMVIEPDLNHLFDLPREFTENLIKSKCIMSSLSYYHPLYPSLYSRLAKSGAEMKIVLTKAVLNRLKDDCRDELEILLNSENTVVKVCEEKLYLPTIAVTEKFVYICLFNKQGKYDHRKVMSFDASALRWGRELFIYYNELSQEVIDI
- a CDS encoding histidine kinase dimerization/phosphoacceptor domain -containing protein, which produces MRFKNFPLKSKLVIYIVVGVFLVLAVSTAVIISTVTSQEEKLAYQKSIEMASSYANQFNTDMKANSAVANTIALTMENYEASNRTEVIGILDNILKKNPSLIGVYVGYEPDAFDGRDAEYINASGHDATGRFVPYCNKIEGNVTVEPLLRYDSSDYYQLPKVKEETVLTEPYFYEGIFMISHVSPIFKDGKFVGIAGADVPLKYMDEVVSKIKAFDTGYAFMVSNTGVLLSYPTHKEWIGKKTLYDFKSKEIARAAGDIKNGTAGYIEVSDSTTGKPVVMFYEPVRTGNLAFVLVIPKEEMLAGVIDLRNKLLIISAISILFMAALAYMIALSITKPIDEIVQDFKSIAQDAVNGKLDVRADTEVERDFREIPMGLNEILKAVIVPVRESIRVTNALAEGELKERVNVDVQGEFRELGNTLDKFSETLNSIIDDSNAVLTAFQQNNFKRPINIHGKGDFKLLTDGIEETRQALDTITTQRIETQKALMDYAKELECSNKLKEDLERVINTSPVIVFLWKYESMWPAEFVSENITRLGYEVEDFTSNKLLYGDIVHPEDLEEMAAELKMNVEAGCTDYTSEYRILTKSGEARWVDERTVIQQTEDGEVHLQGIIMDITEHKKAEDALLKMEEIRKKEIHHRIKNNLQVISMLLYLESGNFTDRNVVEAFRDSQHRVKSMALVHEKLYQSEDMVSVDFADYIKNLVDYLFQSYSLDSRKVSLKLDVEKVFLGMDTAVPLGIIVNELVSNSLKHAFAGEKEGEIYIELHRSIENPTLQEKNLISENSGNIKARQQNYERNGLNGITENKEEKLTLIVRDNGKGFPENLDFRNTTSLGLQLVTTLVDQIEGNIRLDRSRGTGFEISFFRR
- a CDS encoding response regulator; protein product: MAEEIKKAEGRILVVEDEHIVAMGIKKMLKNLGYTVTGVASSGKDAISKAESTFPDVVLMDIMLKGDMDGVEAAKEIREKFDVPVVYLTAYSDSKILERAKKTEPFGYIVKPFDEKDLHSSIEVALHKHRKEKEKTE
- a CDS encoding response regulator, producing the protein MVEGRILVVEDEHIVAMGIRVMLKNLGYTVTDIISSGEEAISKAESTRPDLVLMDIMLKGKLNGIEASKEIISRFGIPVVYLTACSNRELLEQIWNMGSGCIVKPFDEMDLKKGIDIVLVQCGIEKKDMKKLAKASKQFRKTQA